In Ciconia boyciana chromosome 3, ASM3463844v1, whole genome shotgun sequence, a genomic segment contains:
- the TBX18 gene encoding T-box transcription factor TBX18 isoform X1, producing MADKRRSSPGTTMSLKAHAFSVEALIGAEKQQQQQQQQQPPPRQPKRRKLGGEDEAAEDEGGSGCCAKSSPAAAAAAAAAGRTCGDMELGCAARAPAGGCEEGFLAASPPASPGGSPKGSRPGSPLPTPQAPRVDLQGAELWKRFHEIGTEMIITKAGRRMFPAMRVKISGLDPHQQYYIAMDIVPVDNKRYRYVYHSSKWMVAGNADSPVPPRVYIHPDSPASGETWMRQVISFDKLKLTNNELDDQGHIILHSMHKYQPRVHVIRKDCGDDLSPVKPIPSGEGVKAFSFPETVFTTVTAYQNQQITRLKIDRNPFAKGFRDSGRNRMGLEALVESYAFWRPSLRTLTFEDIPGIPKQGNAGSSTLLQGSGSGVPSTHPHLLPGSPCSSPAFHLSPNTSQLCSLAPADYTACARSGLTLNRYSTSLAETYNRLTNQTSETFAPPRTPSYVGVSSSTTVNMSMSGNDGDAFSCPQTGLSMQISGMSPQLQYIMPSPSSNAFTTNQTHQGSYNTFRLHSPCALYGYNFSTSPKLAASPEKIVSSQGSFLGSSPSGTMTDRQMLPPVEGVHLLSSGGQQNFFDSRTLGSLTLSSSQVSAHMV from the exons ATGGCCGACAAGCGGCGGTCCTCGCCCGGCACCACCATGAGCCTCAAGGCTCACGCCTTCTCCGTGGAGGCGCTCATCGGGGCcgagaagcagcagcagcagcagcagcagcagcagccgccgccgcggcaGCCCAAGCGGCGGAAGCTGGGCGGCGAGGACGAGGCGGCGGAGGACGAAGGGGGCAGCGGCTGCTGCGCCAAGagctcccccgccgccgccgccgccgccgccgccgctggcAGGACCTGCGGCGACATGGAGCTGGGCtgcgccgcccgcgcccccgccg GCGGCTGCGAGGAGGGCTTCCTGGCGGcctccccgcccgcctcccccggcGGCTCCCCCAAGGGCTCGAGGCCCGGCTCGCCGCTGCCCACGCCGCAGGCGCCGCGGGTGGACCTGCAGGGCGCCGAGCTCTGGAAGCGCTTCCACGAGATCGGCACCGAGATGATCATCACCAAGGCGGGAAG GCGGATGTTTCCCGCAATGAGAGTGAAGATCTCAGGTTTAGACCCACATCAGCAGTATTACATTGCTATGGATATTGTGCCAGTGGATAACAAAAGATACAG gtATGTTTATCATAGCTCCAAGTGGATGGTGGCTGGTAATGCTGACTCCCCAGTACCGCCTCGTGTTTATATTCACCCCGATTCACCTGCCTCTGGGGAGACATGGATGAGACAAGTGATCAGCTTCGACAAACTGAAGCTTACCAATAATGAGCTGGATGATCAAGGGCAT ATTATCCTTCACTCTATGCATAAATATCAGCCTCGTGTCCACGTCATCCGAAAAGACTGTGGAGATGATTTGTCCCCCGTCAAGCCTATCCCTTCAGGAGAAGGGGTGAAAGCCTTCTCCTTTCCAGAGACAGTTTTCACTACTGTCACAGCATACCAAAATCAACAG ATAACTCGTCTGAAGATTGATAGGAATCCATTTGCCAAAGGCTTTAGAGATTCTGGACGTAACAG AATGGGACTGGAAGCTCTGGTAGAGTCTTATGCCTTCTGGAGACCTTCACTGAGGACACTTACATTTGAAGATATACCTGGGATACCCAAACAAG GAAATGCAGGTTCCTCTACTTTACTCCAGGGATCTGGCAGTGGAGTGCCATCTACCCACCCTCACCTTTTACCGGGTTCCCCTTGCTCATCTCCAGCCTTCCACCTCAGTCCCAATACTAGCCAGCTCTGTAGCCTTGCTCCAGCTGACTACACAGCTTGTGCCCGCTCGGGCTTGACCCTGAACAGATACAGCACTTCTTTGGCTGAAACCTACAACAGGCTCACAAACCAAACCAGTGAGACGTTTGCACCCCCGAGGACTCCCTCCTATGTCGGTGTGTCAAGTAGCACAACTGTGAATATGTCTATGAGTGGCAATGATGGGGATGCATTCAGCTGCCCACAGACTGGCTTGTCTATGCAGATTTCAGGGATGTCTCCACAGCTCCAGTACATCATGCCATCCCCATCCAGCAATGCCTTTACCACTAATCAAACCCACCAAGGCTCCTACAACACGTTTAGACTGCACAGTCCCTGTGCGCTCTATGGATATAACTTTTCCACATCCCCTAAACTGGCTGCCAGTCCTGAGAAAATCGTTTCTTCCCAAGGAAGTTTCTTGGGGTCCTCGCCAAGTGGAACCATGACGGATCGGCAGATGTTGCCCCCCGTGGAAGGAGTGCACTTACTTAGCAGTGGGGGGCAGCAGAATTTCTTTGACTCTAGGACCCTAGGAAGCTTAACACTCTCGTCTTCTCAAGTGTCTGCACATATGGTTTGA
- the TBX18 gene encoding T-box transcription factor TBX18 isoform X2 — MADKRRSSPGTTMSLKAHAFSVEALIGAEKQQQQQQQQQPPPRQPKRRKLGGEDEAAEDEGGSGCCAKSSPAAAAAAAAAGRTCGDMELGCAARAPAGGCEEGFLAASPPASPGGSPKGSRPGSPLPTPQAPRVDLQGAELWKRFHEIGTEMIITKAGRRMFPAMRVKISGLDPHQQYYIAMDIVPVDNKRYRYVYHSSKWMVAGNADSPVPPRVYIHPDSPASGETWMRQVISFDKLKLTNNELDDQGHIILHSMHKYQPRVHVIRKDCGDDLSPVKPIPSGEGVKAFSFPETVFTTVTAYQNQQITRLKIDRNPFAKGFRDSGRNRMGLEALVESYAFWRPSLRTLTFEDIPGIPKQDKLQKAYL, encoded by the exons ATGGCCGACAAGCGGCGGTCCTCGCCCGGCACCACCATGAGCCTCAAGGCTCACGCCTTCTCCGTGGAGGCGCTCATCGGGGCcgagaagcagcagcagcagcagcagcagcagcagccgccgccgcggcaGCCCAAGCGGCGGAAGCTGGGCGGCGAGGACGAGGCGGCGGAGGACGAAGGGGGCAGCGGCTGCTGCGCCAAGagctcccccgccgccgccgccgccgccgccgccgctggcAGGACCTGCGGCGACATGGAGCTGGGCtgcgccgcccgcgcccccgccg GCGGCTGCGAGGAGGGCTTCCTGGCGGcctccccgcccgcctcccccggcGGCTCCCCCAAGGGCTCGAGGCCCGGCTCGCCGCTGCCCACGCCGCAGGCGCCGCGGGTGGACCTGCAGGGCGCCGAGCTCTGGAAGCGCTTCCACGAGATCGGCACCGAGATGATCATCACCAAGGCGGGAAG GCGGATGTTTCCCGCAATGAGAGTGAAGATCTCAGGTTTAGACCCACATCAGCAGTATTACATTGCTATGGATATTGTGCCAGTGGATAACAAAAGATACAG gtATGTTTATCATAGCTCCAAGTGGATGGTGGCTGGTAATGCTGACTCCCCAGTACCGCCTCGTGTTTATATTCACCCCGATTCACCTGCCTCTGGGGAGACATGGATGAGACAAGTGATCAGCTTCGACAAACTGAAGCTTACCAATAATGAGCTGGATGATCAAGGGCAT ATTATCCTTCACTCTATGCATAAATATCAGCCTCGTGTCCACGTCATCCGAAAAGACTGTGGAGATGATTTGTCCCCCGTCAAGCCTATCCCTTCAGGAGAAGGGGTGAAAGCCTTCTCCTTTCCAGAGACAGTTTTCACTACTGTCACAGCATACCAAAATCAACAG ATAACTCGTCTGAAGATTGATAGGAATCCATTTGCCAAAGGCTTTAGAGATTCTGGACGTAACAG AATGGGACTGGAAGCTCTGGTAGAGTCTTATGCCTTCTGGAGACCTTCACTGAGGACACTTACATTTGAAGATATACCTGGGATACCCAAACAAG